A section of the Paenibacillus odorifer genome encodes:
- a CDS encoding phosphotransferase enzyme family protein translates to MRKNYKQAALIALQNFDLDWTQIRFNQLSDNCTFVIETNKEGTFLLRLHSGRSKEEINSEIAWLELLRSKIDVSLPKGVHDRTGAVTFKVEQGNGEGVYASLMRWVEGEHANENLTEEQIYKEGVLLAKLHKAAQELELPPGFNRPVWDEHSFRKAMLRLKLHYHCFLTDDEFVLYQSAAEKLYNWLSKQHKNKNRRSYGVIHGDLHQGNIIFKEGEPRPIDFGRCGWGYYLYDVAHTLLGLYPLQREGVIKGYESIAKLDGEWVQTLENFTVMVMIENYCHHVSDPRETEGLKAEQPYALAILKNYLKGEPFLFDRIEI, encoded by the coding sequence ATGAGAAAAAATTATAAGCAGGCAGCTTTAATAGCGCTTCAGAACTTTGACCTGGATTGGACGCAGATTCGTTTTAACCAGCTATCGGATAACTGTACCTTTGTAATCGAAACTAATAAAGAGGGAACTTTTTTACTGCGCCTTCATTCGGGGAGATCTAAAGAGGAAATTAACTCCGAAATCGCGTGGCTGGAGCTTTTAAGGAGCAAAATTGATGTCTCCCTGCCAAAAGGTGTTCATGATCGCACGGGTGCTGTAACGTTCAAAGTGGAACAGGGAAATGGAGAAGGCGTGTATGCCTCTTTAATGCGTTGGGTTGAAGGGGAACATGCGAATGAAAATCTTACCGAAGAACAAATTTACAAAGAAGGCGTTCTATTAGCCAAGCTACATAAGGCGGCACAGGAGCTGGAGTTACCCCCTGGCTTTAATCGTCCTGTTTGGGATGAACATAGCTTTCGAAAAGCAATGCTTCGTTTAAAGCTGCATTATCATTGTTTTCTTACGGATGATGAGTTTGTGCTGTATCAGTCGGCAGCTGAAAAATTATACAACTGGTTAAGCAAGCAGCATAAAAATAAGAACAGAAGGTCTTATGGCGTTATCCATGGAGATTTACATCAAGGCAACATCATATTTAAAGAGGGCGAACCTCGGCCGATTGATTTTGGAAGATGTGGTTGGGGTTATTATCTTTATGACGTGGCACATACCCTTCTTGGACTGTATCCATTGCAAAGAGAAGGGGTCATTAAGGGGTACGAAAGTATCGCCAAGCTCGATGGGGAGTGGGTTCAGACTTTAGAGAATTTTACGGTCATGGTTATGATCGAAAATTATTGCCATCACGTATCCGATCCTAGGGAAACTGAGGGTCTAAAAGCAGAACAGCCCTATGCGCTAGCGATCCTGAAAAATTATCTTAAGGGAGAACCCTTTCTTTTTGACAGGATTGAGATTTAA
- a CDS encoding MFS transporter gives MNAIPNLNKAQTRKERAGKEPFPISILSLTVGAFAIGMTEFVIMGILPNVANDLQVSISTAGQLITMYALGVAVGAPILTILTQRIPQKKLLCLLMILFILGNGISVFAPNYTVLMVARIITALTHGTFFGVGAVIASNLVQPNKRAGAVSIMMAGLTIANIVGVPLGTFIGQSMGWRASFAAIAVMGVAALIGILIFIPKLKQEKPASVIQQIAALANPKLLLFLLIGALGNASLFTVFTYITPLLEEVTGFAEHSVTWILVLFGCGVTIGNIVGGKLADWKLMPSIVGLYFAVSMILTIFSFTMHSPIAAVITIFFWGMVSFAVMPGLQIRIMSLAQAAPALASTTSHSAGNLGNATGAFIGGWVISHLAITSLPWVGAVLVGLGLVLGIACFVAERKETVA, from the coding sequence ATGAATGCAATTCCAAACCTCAACAAGGCACAAACACGCAAAGAACGAGCAGGGAAAGAGCCCTTTCCCATCTCTATACTTTCTCTTACGGTAGGCGCTTTTGCGATTGGTATGACTGAGTTTGTTATTATGGGTATTTTACCAAATGTCGCCAACGATTTACAGGTTAGTATTTCGACTGCTGGCCAACTCATTACAATGTACGCACTTGGAGTGGCCGTTGGCGCACCCATCCTGACCATTCTCACGCAACGCATTCCACAAAAGAAACTGTTATGTCTTCTCATGATTCTTTTTATACTGGGCAACGGAATCTCTGTGTTTGCACCCAACTATACCGTTCTCATGGTAGCTCGTATAATTACAGCTTTAACTCATGGTACTTTTTTTGGGGTTGGCGCAGTCATCGCATCCAATCTTGTACAACCCAATAAGCGGGCCGGAGCCGTATCTATTATGATGGCAGGTTTAACGATAGCCAATATTGTCGGAGTTCCTCTAGGGACATTTATTGGACAAAGTATGGGCTGGCGGGCCTCATTTGCAGCGATTGCTGTCATGGGAGTCGCCGCGCTGATCGGTATTCTCATTTTTATTCCAAAGCTTAAACAAGAGAAACCAGCGAGTGTTATCCAGCAGATTGCTGCGCTGGCTAATCCAAAGCTGCTACTATTCTTATTGATCGGGGCGTTAGGGAACGCCAGCTTGTTCACCGTGTTCACATATATTACTCCACTGCTTGAAGAAGTGACTGGTTTTGCTGAACATAGTGTGACTTGGATTCTAGTCTTATTCGGCTGTGGGGTGACCATCGGGAACATCGTTGGCGGAAAGCTTGCGGATTGGAAGCTGATGCCTTCTATCGTGGGACTTTATTTTGCAGTCAGTATGATTCTAACGATCTTTTCCTTCACGATGCATAGCCCAATAGCTGCGGTAATCACAATATTTTTCTGGGGTATGGTGTCCTTTGCGGTCATGCCGGGTCTGCAAATACGGATTATGAGTCTGGCTCAGGCAGCCCCTGCACTTGCCTCAACGACCAGCCACTCCGCCGGGAATCTCGGTAACGCAACGGGTGCCTTTATTGGCGGTTGGGTCATTTCTCATTTAGCGATCACTTCGCTTCCTTGGGTCGGTGCGGTTCTAGTGGGTCTTGGTCTGGTATTAGGCATAGCTTGTTTTGTAGCAGAACGGAAAGAAACTGTAGCGTAA
- a CDS encoding SDR family NAD(P)-dependent oxidoreductase, with translation MDLNDKVALVTGGGTGIGKAVSLELSKRGAHVVVNYSRSEDEAIETVKTILNQGGQAIAIQANVSKDQEVQSMVDSIIQHFGTIDLLVNNASITKHIALGDLEKATEEVWDELYDVNVKGMFFCARAVAPYMNHKNSGAIINLGSIAGQTGLGSSLPYAVSKAAVHGLTKSLAHALAPNIRVNCVAPGAVATRWWAGREEQMYKLAPNLLLQHISTAEDIAQFVCAALEQEAMTGQIITIDSGQTL, from the coding sequence ATGGATCTCAACGATAAAGTCGCATTAGTAACTGGTGGAGGGACTGGAATTGGCAAAGCTGTAAGCTTGGAACTATCCAAACGCGGGGCTCACGTCGTAGTGAACTATTCTAGATCTGAGGATGAAGCCATTGAAACCGTAAAGACAATTCTGAATCAAGGGGGGCAGGCTATAGCAATACAAGCCAACGTTTCTAAAGATCAAGAAGTGCAGAGTATGGTGGATTCGATTATTCAGCATTTCGGGACAATAGATCTGCTAGTGAATAATGCCAGTATAACTAAACATATTGCTCTCGGAGATCTGGAAAAGGCAACCGAGGAAGTATGGGATGAGCTATATGATGTAAATGTGAAAGGAATGTTTTTCTGCGCCAGAGCGGTTGCACCATATATGAATCATAAAAATTCAGGAGCCATCATCAATCTCGGCAGCATCGCTGGACAGACAGGCTTAGGCTCCTCCCTTCCTTATGCCGTCTCCAAAGCGGCTGTCCACGGTCTTACGAAATCGCTGGCACACGCGCTGGCTCCAAATATTAGAGTTAACTGTGTAGCACCGGGCGCCGTTGCTACTAGATGGTGGGCTGGACGAGAAGAACAGATGTATAAACTAGCCCCTAATCTGCTGCTTCAGCATATTTCAACCGCCGAAGATATCGCCCAGTTTGTCTGCGCTGCGCTAGAACAGGAAGCAATGACTGGACAGATCATTACCATAGATAGCGGACAAACATTGTAA
- a CDS encoding SAM-dependent methyltransferase, protein MSGAKGKLDLERIVFIGRTYEEYLRMFDLLESDLIGQRILDCPAGACSFTAIANQLGGAVTAADIAYYYSEDELADKGVQDIAHAMSGMEKVQDNFVWNYFKSIEGLTEARNAALTASTKDRRQTPERYVPVVLPDLPFADEAFDLTLSAHFLFMYSDRLDYGFHLKTIKKLMRVTRGELRIFPLVDLSCKRYEHLDRLIDDLVRQGFTAEELEVPYEFQKGAKQMLKIRRAELFL, encoded by the coding sequence ATGAGCGGAGCAAAGGGAAAGCTTGATTTGGAGAGAATTGTTTTTATTGGCAGGACCTATGAGGAATATTTACGTATGTTTGATCTGCTGGAATCAGATCTCATCGGCCAGAGAATTCTGGATTGTCCTGCGGGTGCTTGTTCTTTTACAGCAATAGCGAATCAGTTGGGTGGTGCTGTAACGGCTGCCGATATTGCTTACTATTACTCTGAAGATGAGCTGGCAGACAAAGGGGTTCAAGATATTGCGCATGCGATGTCCGGAATGGAAAAAGTACAGGATAACTTCGTTTGGAACTACTTTAAATCAATCGAGGGCCTGACCGAAGCTAGGAACGCAGCTTTAACCGCCAGCACTAAAGATCGAAGACAAACCCCGGAGCGTTATGTTCCTGTGGTACTTCCGGATCTGCCATTTGCGGATGAAGCATTTGATCTGACATTATCTGCTCACTTTCTATTTATGTACAGCGATCGGCTGGACTATGGATTTCATCTAAAGACTATTAAGAAACTAATGCGGGTGACGAGAGGCGAGCTTCGAATCTTTCCACTAGTCGACCTTTCTTGTAAAAGGTATGAGCATTTAGACCGCCTTATTGATGATTTGGTGAGGCAAGGATTTACTGCAGAGGAACTAGAGGTTCCTTATGAATTTCAAAAAGGTGCAAAGCAGATGTTGAAGATTAGAAGAGCAGAATTGTTCCTCTGA
- a CDS encoding DUF3888 domain-containing protein — protein MKKSWITPLLVAVMLVLTPQPCSANRLIQPQSITPSRSDSGLQLPDQDSRELKFQDILMLFLLPHIEKKIADIYSPLLRESPMVYPYFVDVTEVKRLNGFRGFDFLITLNVYPTVGPHISVGEDTMTFRISPGPKVKLESFKHLKDPKKSDFPPNYQNILR, from the coding sequence ATGAAAAAAAGCTGGATTACTCCCCTTCTTGTCGCAGTGATGCTTGTTCTGACGCCACAACCTTGCTCCGCTAATAGGTTAATTCAACCTCAATCTATAACGCCCTCCAGGTCTGATTCGGGACTTCAACTGCCAGATCAAGATTCTCGCGAACTTAAGTTTCAAGACATTCTGATGTTATTTCTTTTACCCCATATTGAGAAAAAAATTGCAGATATTTATTCACCGCTTCTGCGAGAATCGCCAATGGTTTATCCTTACTTTGTGGATGTGACTGAGGTGAAGCGGCTCAATGGTTTCCGTGGGTTTGATTTCTTGATTACACTTAACGTATATCCTACAGTAGGTCCACATATTTCAGTTGGAGAAGATACCATGACTTTTAGGATCTCTCCTGGTCCTAAGGTGAAGCTTGAATCGTTCAAGCATCTAAAAGACCCCAAAAAGTCAGACTTCCCACCAAATTATCAGAACATCCTGAGATAG
- a CDS encoding X2-like carbohydrate binding domain-containing protein, giving the protein MVGSLFSAFPATTHAASSEPYTWKSVVTGAGGGFVPGIIFNQTEPNLIYARTDIGGAYRWNQATSSWVSISDSVGWVDWNKNGVDALATDPIDPNKVYMATGTYTNHWDNNGQIMRSNDRGNTWQTTPLPFKVGGNMPGRSAGERLVIDPNKNNILYFGARSGNGLWKSIDSGVTWSKVTSFPNVGTYIQNPTLDYGNDLVGLSWITFDKSTGTLGNATQTIYVGVADTASSVYRSTDGGVTWTALAGQPTGFLPHHGELSSTGDLYITYSNGVGPYDGSKGEVWKYNKTSGAWTNISPTTGTDNWYGFGGLALDAQHPNTLMVSSLNAWWPDEVIFRSTNGGATWSRIWDWGNYPERTYKFSMDITAAPWLDHGTTSTSLDPSPKLGWMMGDLEIDPFNSNRMMYGTGATIYGSNNLTSWDTGGKVNISVMAKGVEETAVLGLISPPTGTSHLITALGDVSGFRHEDLSVAPTKFQTSPSWATTMSIDYAELSPSYMVRVGSADKEKTPSMKSIGISNDGGVNWYMPNSEPSNGTKTTVGHGQVAVSASGNSILWSTSDIGVYYSKTSGNSWTASAGLPAGAKIASDRVNPNKYYGFYAGTFYVSVDGGATFTATGASGFPTNNVAGLQPNEAQISMKAVPGIEGDIWFAGGNTVENKYGLWHSTNSGASFTKLTNVEEADLIGYGKAAPGQTYMSLYTVAKIDGVRGVFRSDDVGATWVRINDDAHQYAKINMAITGDPRIYGRVYLGTNGRGTLYADPVNPPATGSTITPITASFDKKTANQVDVAVTMTLNGNTLSTIKNGTATLVAGTDYTVSGSTVTIKKAYLATQAVGTTTLTFSFSAGATQSLAVAVTDTTTPVSNSTITPSSAGFDKKTANQADVAVTMTLNGNTLSTIKNGTATLVAGTDYTVSGSTVTIKKAYLATQAVGTTTLTFSFSAGATQSLAVAVTDTTTPVSNSTITPTSAGFDKKTANQTDVAVTMTLNGNTLSAIKNGTATLVAGTDYTVSGSTVTLKKEYLATQAVGTTTLTFEFSAGAAQSLVVTISDTSVAPTVALKVQMYNGTVTASGNTLNPKFKLVNTSTSAVALSDVKLRYYYTIDGEQAQSFFCDWSQAGSANVTGTFVKLPTAKADADYYLELGFSSAAGSLAAGASIDIQVRVAKEDWSNYTQTGDYSFNAVDTNFVDWTKAPAYISGNLIWGSEPN; this is encoded by the coding sequence ATGGTAGGCTCTTTATTCTCTGCATTCCCAGCTACTACCCATGCAGCCTCAAGTGAACCTTACACCTGGAAAAGCGTTGTAACGGGAGCTGGCGGGGGCTTTGTACCCGGAATTATTTTTAATCAAACTGAACCGAATCTGATTTATGCCAGAACAGATATTGGCGGTGCCTATCGCTGGAATCAAGCTACATCCAGTTGGGTCTCAATTAGTGACTCGGTAGGCTGGGTAGATTGGAACAAGAATGGCGTAGATGCTCTGGCTACAGACCCAATTGATCCTAATAAAGTCTACATGGCAACGGGTACGTATACTAATCATTGGGATAATAATGGCCAGATTATGCGCTCTAATGACCGGGGGAACACCTGGCAAACTACTCCACTGCCTTTTAAAGTAGGTGGCAATATGCCGGGCCGTTCCGCTGGTGAACGCCTAGTCATCGACCCCAATAAGAACAACATTCTCTACTTTGGAGCTAGAAGTGGTAACGGTCTCTGGAAGAGTATTGACTCTGGTGTAACTTGGTCAAAGGTAACCTCTTTTCCAAATGTAGGCACGTATATTCAGAATCCGACACTTGATTATGGGAATGATCTCGTCGGATTGTCTTGGATCACTTTCGATAAGAGTACAGGTACACTTGGCAACGCTACTCAAACGATCTATGTCGGTGTAGCCGACACGGCTAGCAGCGTATATCGGAGTACAGATGGTGGAGTAACCTGGACAGCTCTGGCTGGACAACCTACGGGTTTCTTGCCACATCACGGCGAGCTGTCATCCACAGGCGACCTCTATATTACTTATAGTAATGGTGTAGGACCGTATGATGGTAGTAAGGGTGAAGTATGGAAATACAACAAAACTAGTGGAGCTTGGACCAATATCAGTCCTACGACTGGTACAGATAATTGGTACGGCTTTGGTGGATTGGCACTGGATGCTCAGCACCCTAATACATTGATGGTATCCAGCTTAAACGCTTGGTGGCCTGATGAAGTCATTTTCCGCAGTACCAACGGTGGCGCTACTTGGAGTCGCATTTGGGATTGGGGCAATTATCCAGAACGGACTTATAAGTTCAGCATGGATATCACCGCCGCTCCATGGCTCGATCATGGAACCACTTCAACATCCCTGGATCCTTCACCCAAGCTAGGCTGGATGATGGGTGATTTGGAAATTGATCCATTTAACTCGAATCGAATGATGTACGGCACTGGAGCAACAATTTATGGCTCGAACAATTTGACCTCATGGGATACCGGTGGCAAGGTAAATATCTCTGTCATGGCAAAAGGTGTGGAGGAAACTGCAGTGCTGGGGCTAATTAGCCCGCCAACTGGAACTTCCCATTTGATCACTGCACTTGGTGACGTTTCCGGTTTCCGTCATGAGGATTTGTCGGTAGCACCAACCAAATTCCAGACCAGTCCTTCATGGGCAACAACGATGAGTATTGACTACGCTGAATTGAGTCCGTCCTATATGGTGCGGGTAGGCAGTGCAGATAAAGAAAAAACGCCAAGCATGAAGTCTATTGGTATCTCTAACGATGGTGGAGTGAACTGGTATATGCCAAACTCCGAGCCTTCAAATGGAACCAAAACAACGGTGGGCCATGGACAAGTGGCAGTCTCTGCAAGTGGTAATTCCATTCTGTGGAGCACCTCAGATATTGGGGTGTATTATTCCAAAACCTCAGGCAATTCTTGGACAGCAAGTGCAGGATTACCGGCAGGGGCGAAGATAGCGTCTGATCGCGTGAATCCTAACAAATATTATGGATTCTATGCAGGAACTTTCTATGTAAGTGTGGATGGTGGAGCTACATTTACTGCCACCGGAGCTTCGGGCTTCCCGACCAATAATGTGGCTGGATTACAGCCGAATGAAGCCCAAATCAGTATGAAGGCAGTTCCAGGTATTGAAGGCGACATTTGGTTCGCCGGAGGGAATACGGTTGAGAATAAATATGGTCTATGGCACTCCACTAATTCAGGTGCGAGCTTCACGAAGTTAACGAATGTAGAAGAAGCTGATCTTATTGGTTATGGTAAGGCTGCTCCGGGCCAAACTTATATGTCATTGTACACCGTAGCGAAGATTGATGGTGTAAGGGGCGTTTTCCGTTCCGATGATGTTGGCGCAACTTGGGTACGTATTAATGACGATGCTCACCAATACGCTAAGATCAATATGGCGATTACTGGGGATCCAAGAATCTATGGACGTGTATATCTCGGTACGAATGGCCGAGGCACCTTGTATGCTGATCCTGTAAATCCACCAGCTACAGGCTCGACCATTACGCCAATAACTGCAAGCTTTGATAAGAAAACAGCGAATCAGGTAGACGTCGCAGTAACTATGACGTTGAACGGAAATACACTGAGCACGATCAAAAATGGAACGGCAACCCTCGTAGCCGGAACGGATTATACGGTAAGTGGATCAACAGTGACGATTAAAAAAGCGTATTTAGCGACGCAAGCGGTAGGAACGACTACGCTGACATTCAGCTTTAGCGCTGGAGCTACACAATCTTTGGCGGTAGCGGTAACGGATACTACAACACCAGTATCCAACTCGACCATCACCCCAAGCAGCGCAGGTTTTGATAAGAAAACAGCAAATCAAGCAGACGTTGCAGTAACTATGACGTTGAACGGAAATACGCTGAGCACGATCAAGAACGGAACGGCAACCCTTGTAGCCGGAACGGATTATACGGTAAGTGGATCAACAGTGACGATTAAAAAAGCGTATTTAGCGACACAAGCGGTAGGAACGACAACGCTGACGTTCAGCTTTAGCGCTGGAGCCACACAATCCTTGGCGGTAGCGGTAACGGATACTACAACACCAGTATCCAACTCCACGATAACGCCAACAAGCGCCGGATTTGATAAGAAGACAGCGAATCAGACAGACGTCGCCGTAACTATGACGTTGAACGGAAATACGCTGAGTGCGATCAAAAATGGAACGGCAACCCTCGTAGCTGGAACGGATTATACGGTAAGTGGATCAACAGTCACTCTCAAGAAGGAGTATCTGGCAACTCAAGCCGTAGGAACGACAACGCTGACCTTTGAGTTTAGTGCCGGAGCCGCACAATCCTTGGTTGTCACTATCTCAGATACGTCAGTAGCTCCTACAGTAGCACTGAAAGTGCAGATGTATAACGGTACAGTGACTGCTTCCGGAAATACACTAAATCCAAAGTTTAAGCTGGTGAATACAAGCACAAGTGCTGTTGCACTTTCTGATGTGAAATTAAGATATTATTACACAATTGACGGTGAGCAGGCACAAAGCTTCTTCTGCGATTGGTCACAGGCTGGAAGTGCGAATGTAACGGGCACGTTTGTGAAGCTGCCAACGGCTAAAGCAGATGCGGATTATTATCTGGAGCTTGGATTCTCGAGTGCAGCAGGTTCACTTGCTGCGGGTGCGAGCATCGATATCCAAGTGCGAGTGGCTAAAGAGGATTGGTCAAATTACACTCAAACCGGAGATTACTCCTTTAATGCGGTTGATACCAATTTTGTAGATTGGACAAAAGCGCCAGCCTACATCTCGGGTAATCTGATCTGGGGTAGTGAACCTAACTAA
- a CDS encoding LysR family transcriptional regulator, protein MDLKTIKTFQTIVTSGSFNRAAEELNYAQSTVTMQMQRLESDLGCQLLERGKQISLTEAGRLFYEESLHIVKDMERLESRLADLKIGEAGNVRLGVTDPTASYRLPQLLSRFMVQFPKVKVSVDIAGTAALSELLLSGEIDLAVCSAPELGKELYFEPLFAEEFVLLLPEEHPLASKESITPEDIQAHRLLITAANCPYRKKLESVLQESGGPPLDTMEIGSMTALKYFVGSGLGVALVPEIVLNPAPAGTIVRKLEGKVIDMTCGILCKLSDYPLKLASSRLYHFLKQELTVTRIF, encoded by the coding sequence ATGGATCTAAAAACAATAAAAACCTTTCAAACGATCGTAACTTCCGGAAGCTTTAATCGTGCCGCAGAAGAATTGAACTATGCCCAATCTACAGTTACTATGCAGATGCAAAGGCTTGAATCCGATCTGGGATGTCAATTGCTTGAGCGGGGTAAGCAGATTAGCTTAACAGAAGCAGGCAGATTGTTTTATGAAGAGAGCTTACATATCGTTAAAGATATGGAACGACTAGAGAGCCGTTTGGCTGATTTAAAAATAGGAGAAGCTGGCAACGTGCGATTAGGAGTAACGGACCCGACGGCGAGCTATCGTTTGCCGCAGCTTTTAAGTAGGTTTATGGTGCAATTTCCTAAAGTGAAGGTCTCCGTGGATATTGCGGGAACCGCCGCACTTAGTGAACTACTCCTGAGTGGTGAAATTGATTTGGCAGTGTGTTCGGCACCAGAGCTCGGTAAGGAGCTTTATTTTGAACCGTTATTTGCGGAGGAATTTGTGTTACTTTTGCCAGAAGAGCATCCGCTAGCATCCAAGGAGAGTATCACCCCAGAGGATATACAGGCTCATCGCTTATTGATTACGGCAGCGAATTGTCCTTATCGCAAAAAATTAGAAAGTGTGCTGCAGGAATCAGGCGGGCCGCCACTAGATACAATGGAGATTGGGAGTATGACAGCGCTGAAATATTTTGTGGGAAGTGGTTTAGGCGTGGCACTTGTTCCTGAGATTGTGCTGAATCCAGCCCCAGCAGGAACTATAGTACGGAAGCTGGAGGGAAAGGTTATTGATATGACCTGTGGGATCCTATGTAAACTTTCAGATTATCCGCTCAAGCTAGCGAGCTCCAGATTGTATCATTTTTTAAAACAGGAACTAACCGTGACAAGGATATTTTGA
- the dnaN gene encoding DNA polymerase III subunit beta: MKSLLIHVLKDSLSTALQAALKAISANSSSRVLSGILIQAQTQGLILTASNIRMTIEYKLPVKMDSVVVHNTGEIVVPARYFYEIIRKLDPGLIRLEIVESLILNIQSGNTQFRLCGMDAAEFPRIQYIDHPNIQRISMKNILLKQIFKRVVFAVSSSETRPVLTGVLLQIDKRNIRVVATDGIRFAQHIVESIEDYGAIPLDVVIPGSSLEDLLKILSDDADSSTDLEIGPKQIRFISNGLRVQSALLEGTYPSVNNLIPKAYLSEVIVKTDRLLHVVERISILAGESVMLSVLPSNTLSLVSKTAEIGDVKEEIPLDHLEGDHFRVAFNGKYFRDILRAIDSETLRIRFAGKERPLVILPVDASSSTLFLITPVRTHD; encoded by the coding sequence GTGAAGTCTTTGCTAATCCATGTATTAAAAGATTCTCTGAGTACCGCTTTACAGGCAGCATTAAAAGCCATATCCGCGAATAGTTCCTCACGTGTTCTATCTGGAATACTTATTCAAGCGCAAACTCAGGGTCTGATATTAACAGCCAGCAATATAAGAATGACCATTGAATATAAGCTCCCTGTAAAAATGGATTCGGTGGTTGTGCACAACACAGGTGAGATCGTAGTTCCCGCACGTTATTTTTATGAGATCATTCGTAAGCTTGATCCTGGACTAATTAGGCTGGAAATCGTAGAGTCATTGATATTAAATATTCAATCAGGGAACACTCAATTTCGTTTATGTGGAATGGATGCAGCAGAGTTTCCGAGAATCCAATACATAGATCATCCAAATATTCAAAGGATAAGCATGAAGAACATTCTCTTGAAGCAAATATTTAAAAGAGTGGTTTTTGCGGTCTCTTCATCGGAAACCAGACCTGTGCTCACAGGAGTTTTGCTTCAAATAGATAAGCGAAATATTCGTGTAGTCGCCACTGATGGCATCCGCTTCGCCCAGCATATTGTTGAAAGCATAGAAGATTACGGTGCAATTCCTTTAGATGTTGTAATCCCGGGCAGCAGCCTGGAGGATCTTTTAAAAATATTAAGCGATGATGCAGACAGCAGCACCGATTTAGAAATAGGCCCCAAGCAGATCAGATTTATTTCTAATGGATTGAGGGTTCAGTCTGCCCTTTTAGAAGGAACTTATCCCTCTGTCAATAATTTAATCCCAAAAGCGTATCTCTCCGAAGTGATTGTTAAGACAGACCGTTTGTTACATGTGGTTGAACGTATTTCTATATTGGCTGGTGAGAGTGTTATGCTCAGCGTACTTCCTTCTAACACGCTAAGTTTAGTGTCCAAGACTGCAGAAATTGGGGATGTAAAAGAAGAGATTCCTTTGGATCATCTAGAGGGTGATCATTTTCGAGTAGCCTTTAACGGAAAATATTTCAGGGACATCCTTCGGGCGATAGATAGTGAGACGCTTAGAATAAGGTTCGCGGGAAAAGAAAGGCCGCTGGTGATCCTGCCTGTAGACGCATCTTCGTCCACACTTTTTTTAATTACTCCTGTGAGGACGCATGATTGA